One genomic segment of Hordeum vulgare subsp. vulgare chromosome 2H, MorexV3_pseudomolecules_assembly, whole genome shotgun sequence includes these proteins:
- the LOC123429567 gene encoding transcriptional regulatory protein AlgP-like — MAAKMLQLRSADGKVLVAPAWDYRPAASQALPLQMRVPSRALERVLQYWTKHSLAKATGESRESLARWDADFQRRLEEDGLAKEAAEAAQELRRHGVHRGGRPRRHAATAASDVAAPAKAARADPVRAWCGLVQHLRGVNPGERSPAPTASSAFGASDIAAAARPAPVTTLPAAAGTEAEPVGVRCATASRARGRQMAEDEDSACHHRKRPASKNCSSMPANANAAAPGVKKVSRPVASKACSFLGSTPLPAPATTVKMMTPAASTLRARRGMGELSCKIPQQHRVTAAAPRKQPIPCLSPVVLRPR, encoded by the coding sequence ATGGCGGCGAAGATGCTCCAGCTCCGCAGCGCCGACGGCAAGGTGCTTGTCGCCCCGGCGTGGGACTATCGCCCGGCCGCCTCCCAAGCCCTCCCGCTGCAGATGCGGGTCCCGTCGCGCGCCCTGGAGAGGGTGCTCCAGTACTGGACCAAGCACAGCCTGGCCAAGGCCACCGGTGAGTCCCGGGAGTCCCTCGCCCGCTGGGACGCCGACTTCCAGCGCCGTCTCGAGGAAGACGGCCTCGCCAAGGAAGCCGCCGAAGCAGCCCAAGAACTCCGCCGCCACGGCGTCCACCGTGGAGGGCGTCCACGTCGCCACGCCGCCACGGCCGCATCTGATGTCGCGGCTCCTGCTAAGGCCGCCCGTGCTGATCCCGTCCGCGCCTGGTGTGGACTCGTTCAGCACCTCAGGGGTGTCAACCCCGGAGAACGCAGCCCCGCCCCGACGGCGTCCAGCGCCTTCGGTGCCTCCGATATCGCCGCCGCCGCGCGCCCTGCGCCTGTCACCACCTTGCCAGCCGCTGCTGGTACTGaagctgaacctgttggtgtccgTTGCGCAACTGCATCTCGTGCCCGTGGACGCCAGATGGCTGAAGACGAGGACTCTGCTTGCCACCACCGCAAGCGCCCGGCTTCCAAGAACTGCTCTTCGATGCCTGCCAATGCCAATGCTGCTGCACCCGGTGTGAAGAAGGTCTCTCGTCCCGTCGCTTCCAAGGCTTGCTCCTTCCTCGGCTCTACACCACTTCCTGCCCCTGCCACTACTGTGAAGATGATGACTCCAGCAGCTTCAACTCTGCGCGCTAGAAGGGGCATGGGGGAGCTCAGCTGCAAGATTCCACAGCAACACCGTGTCACTGCTGCAGCACCAAGGAAGCAACCAATTCCTTGCTTGAGTCCAGTGGTATTACGCCCTCGCTAG